A segment of the Ipomoea triloba cultivar NCNSP0323 chromosome 1, ASM357664v1 genome:
TTCTTTGTCTCTTCCCCTCCGCATCATCTTTCCTAGGCTTGCCATGAgttgttctccttttctttgtcacctttGGATGAGCAGTCATTCTTTGTCTCTTCCACTTCACATCGTCTTTCCTAGGCTTGCCATGAgttgttctccttttctttgtcacctttGGTTGAGCAGTCATTCTTTGCCTCTTCCACTTCGCATCGTCTTTCCTAGGCTTGCCATGAgttgttctccttttctttgtcacctttGCTTGAGCTGCATGGATAGTTCTTGAATTATAAGAGTGCTTGATATATGTCTGTAGTGCACTTTTTGTTAAGCAACAAGTGCATTGCCATAATATTacaagtccttttttttttggatgacgagggaaaccccacAACCCTTTCGAGTGTGAGTAAATCCCGCCTTGTGACCAtaaccggcaaaggaccacaagaaagtaaaccaacctaggttacTCATTgctgactggctcaaaccaagggggcaaggattcaaactcatgaccATGTAAGAGGTTTTAAGTTACAAGTGGGAAATTGTGAAACAGTGTGATGTTAGAACAGATATAGAAGTTACCAGTTAATACTTCTAACACAGACTCTTCCTTTTTCCACATATCTTCAAAGTTAGCTCCATTCTTAAGCTGGTTCCAATATCAGGTTGGTCAAGCTAGAGCTTTAGAAACAACtaatttaaaagaaagaaaaagtgaGAAGGCATTTACTTTACCCTCAATTATTAAATACCTTTGCCATCATTGATTCAATATGATGTAATAGCTGCCTTGCTTTCATATTGCTTGAGCCGTGCAAGATACTAATTGCAGAATTCAAAATCTTCTCAATCTCATCTCGAGAATCAATAGATTGGCAAATCTGTAGAAGTTCCATAACGTATGAAACAAGATCTGTCATAGAATCACAGCGGCGACAAAAATACACTGCATCCAAATCATAGCTTCTTCCTACTGTTCCAACCATATGCGCCTGAAGAGCACAGTCTATGTGAGCAATGTGCCCACAAATGCAACCATCAAGCAATATTGCTTTACATCTAATGTAACTATAGCTACCAAATGCTGAACTAATAGTAGTCTTAGAACAAAGAATACAGCAACAACTTCGGCAAAAACCAGGTTCACTGCAGCAAATGCCACAAAACATGTCTTCTGATGGAGGAGGATCAGATACTCCTGATAAACTGCTACACATGTTGTTGCCAGCCTTACAAGTGTGTGATAAACGAGAGTCAGCCTCCAAAAGTTCTGCTTCTACCAAAGATGGTGCAAACTCATTGTCAACAACCATAATAtagcaaataaaaataaatgaatgaatCAATCATATCGATTTAAGTTGATTCCTTTGtcaattctctctctagctGTCTAGGGTTTTGGCTTCCTCCTAGGGTTTCTAGGGTTTTTCCTGTTTTCTTTACCTTTCTCCGTTCGTTTTTCGACGGTTTCTTTGTGTTTGATCTCTGTTTTCCTGTCTACTGGTTCCGGCATGGCAGCGCAGCAGACTACTGATGAAGTTGTAGGGCTCTCCGCAAGGTGGGCTGATATGGTGTTGGAGGACGAGGCTTTCGAGTTCGAACCGGTGGGCGACACTGTTGGGGTGACTGATTCCGACGAGACATGGGTGGTGGTAGGACGGTTCTTGACGTCAAAGCTTGTCAAGATTGAGTTCATGCGTCAGGTCATGGCATCTGTGTGGCAACCGGTGAAGGGGGTTCAAATCTCAGAACTACAGCCGAATCTCTTCATGTTCGTGTTTTTCCATGAATCTGACATGCATTATGTGCTTGAAGAGGGGCCGTGGTCGTTTGACAACAGCACATTGGTATGCCGGCAGGTGTGTGATGGTGCGTTGCCGGGAGAAATTGCGCTGAATACGGTTGACATGTGGATTCAGGTCCATGAACTCCCTGTCGGATATACTTCGGATACTGTTCTTGAACAAGTCGGAAATTTCCTTGGTTCTTTTATTCGGAGTGACGATAGGTTTGAGGGTGCAACATGGCGAACCTTCTATAGAATTCGTGTTGCTATTCCTGTTGATCGCCCGCTCAAACGACGTATGAAGCTGATCAAGAGGGACAAATCGTGGTGCTGGGTGTCTTTCAAATACGAGAGATTACATACATTCTGTTTCTTTTGCGGCATGCTCGGACATTCACATAAATTCTGCTTAGGGGCCAGAGAATCACCTTTGTCTGTTGATAGCTACCCGTTTGGTGTTGAGATGCGTGCTGGGGCTGGCAGGGGAGGTCCAAGAGCGGTTGGGGATCCTTGGTTAGTGCCTTTGACGGGGCCTTCTCGGACCAGTGAGGTGAGAGGTTCTGTTCCAgtttgtggtcgtggaggtgctGTGACAGTAGGGGCAACTCCACCGCGTGACGCCAAGAGGGGTGTTGCGGTTGTTGCTAAACGCCGGCGTGAAACGGAGAGCCCGGGGGGTAGGCGGGCTGGAAGGAACGGTGGAGGTGATGTTGCCATGACCGATGTCTCAAAAAACTTGTTCAAGGCAGGTACTGGTTCCCAGTCCCGCCCATCATCATGAGTGTCTTaagttggaactgtcgtggcttgggcaatccagGAACAGTTCGCGAAGCAGTGGACCTGGTGTCCAGTAAGAAGcctgattttctttttttaatggaaaCCAAGGTTAGCCGGAGCCACGCTGAGCGGTTACGGGTTAAACTTGGCTTCGATGGTCTGTTTTATGTTGACAATGTTGGTTTGAGTGGTGGTTTAGCGTTGTTCTGGAGGAGGAATTACACGGCTAGGTTACTTTGTTTCTCCAGGAATCATATTGACGTGGAGGTATGTGTTGCTAGTTATCCATGCTGGCGAATGACATGCTTTTATGGTTTTCCAGAGCGTTCTAGAAGGAGAGAGTCGTGGGACTTGCTTCGGTCTCTGGCTACTTCGTCTGACTCGCCCTGGGTTGTTCTAGGGGATTTTAATGATCTACTGTTTCAGCACGAGAAGAGAGGTGGAAATACACATCCGGATGGTCTCCTACGCGGTTTTGGGGAGGCTATGGATGACTGTGGTTTGACTCAGCTCCCTTTGCGAGGTTATCAGTTTACTTGGGAAAGAGGTAAGGGGACTGTAGACTGGATGGAGGAGAGATTGGATAAGGTCCTAGCTAATGCGAATTGGAGAGATTTGTTGCAGGATGCCTACGTTGAGAACATCATTACTAGATCGTCTGACCATTCGACCTTGCTCTTGAGGTTGGATAATCATTTGTCTAGAAGCGGTGGTGTTCGCAGTAGTTTCAAGTTTGAGATGGCATGGTTACTTGATGAAGGGTGTAGGGAGGTGGTGGAGCATGCCTGGCAAGAGGGCAGGTCTGGTGGTCTGCTTAGTTGTTTACAGTCATGCGGGGAGAAGTTGCAGAGATGGGGTGGTgatcattttcataattttggGCTCCAGTTGAAGCAATTACGGAGGGCACAATTCATGCTGAGGGGACGGCGTGACCCTGAATCCTTGGCTGAATTCCAGCGCCTTGAGAGCCAACTAGCTCGTCTGGAAGCCCAGGAGGATACTTTCTGGCGACAACGGGCGAAGCAACACTGGTTGCGGGGGGCAGATGCCAATACAAAATTCTATCACAGGTACGCCTCTGCTCGTAAGAAGAAAAATTCCCTATCTAAATTGAAAAATGATGTGGGTGTGTGGGTTGAAGGGGAGTCCCTAAAGTCTGTTGTGTTGAATTATTATGAGAATATTTTCCAGTCTTCTGGGTCAACGTTAGATGAGTATATTTTCAAACGAGTCTCACAGTCGTTTTTCTATGAACCGTTTCTGGTGGGGGTCAGGGACTGATAGAAGGATTCATTGGAAGGCTTGGGATCGTTTATGTATACCCAAGAATTTTGGTGGCTTAGGCTTCAAGGATCTCCGTGCTTTCAATTTGGCTATGTTGGGCAAGCAGGCTTGGCGGTTTCTCACGAATCCCAATTCTCTTGTTGCAAGAATTTACAAGGCTAGGTACTACCCCAGGACCTCTTTCATTGATGCTGCTGTTGGGAATTGCCCTAGTTATTGTTGGCGTAGCATTATGGCTGCCCACAATTTAATCTGTGAAGGAGTGAGACGGAGAATTGAAAATGGGAAAACTACTCTCATTTGGGGCCATCCATGGCTCCCGGATGACCCAAGCCCTTTGGTACAAACACCCATGCCTGAGCAGCTTAATGGTTCTTTTGTGTCAGGTCTGATGGATGCGAGTAATAGTAATTGGGACATCCCTCTTCTGCACGATATTTTTACTCCTGAGGATGCCCTACGAATTAGCAGGATTCCTATATCTCCAGGTCATGAGGATTCGTGGTACTGGCAGGGAGACCCTAAGGGTTGTTATTCGGTAAAATGTGGATATAGAACCGTCCTGGGTAATTATACTAACCTGGAAGGTGATTTTGATAAGTGGCCTGCATTGTGGAAAATTAAAGTCCCCCCAAATGGAAAATCTTCCTATGGAGGGCCATTAGTGGCACTCTTCCGGTCACCACCAATTTGCTTTTAAAGAGGGTAGATGTTGACCCAGCATGCCCAAAGTGTGTTTTAGCTCATGAGTGTGTAATGCATGCATTAGTTACGTGTGTTTTCTCCCAGCATGTTTGGAATGAGTCCAATCTACCTACTCCACCTGTTGTTGGCAATTCTTTTAACACATGGTTCTCATCTGTTCTGCATGTGTGTACTGAAGGGGATGTTGGCAGGATCGTGGCATTGCTCTATTATCTGTGGAAGGCTCGAAACTCAGCCGTGTGGGAGGGATTTCTGCCATTGCATGCGAAGGTTCGGTCCTTGGCGGCTGCTGCTTTACATGCTTGGAGGGCAGTCCATGGCAGCCAGCAATCATCAACGGTAACCGCTACATCACCTCCCACAGCTCCAGATCAGTCCCAGCTGGCGGAATCAAGGTGCTTCTTTGACGCGGGCTTCTGCTCTTCATCTTTCAAAGCGGCGTTTGGTGCGGTCCTGGTCTCGGCAGGGGGGAGTTTTATCGCAGCCTGTGCAGGTCCACTGCCCAATTGTTCATCTCCATTAATGGCCGAGGCAATGGCAGCGAAGGAGGCACTCACGTGGCTGCGCGACAAGGGCATCTCTTCGGTGGCGGTTTACACAGATTTCTCCCAGCTCAGATCATCACTCTCATCGACCACTACAGTTCACTCACATGCAAGATTCGCCATTGACGCTTCTAGAGCATTGTTATCTACTTTTAATTCATGTGTTATTGGTCTAGTACCAAGATCAGCAAATGTCATAGCACATACTCTTGCGACTGCGGCCTATTCGCAGATTAGTACTCTGTACTGGGACACTCCCGCCAAACATTATTTCTGCTCTCTTTGATTAATCAAGATTCGttctttgctttcaaaaaaaaaaacataaataaatgaaaattttaaaaccaTGAGCATATATAGCATCATGGAAGTGATAAGAGTTAAATGTATAGCCATATAAAAGAATCACCAAAATATGGAAATAAGGGAAAGACATGAAACCTACGTGGCATAATCTGCAACTCTAGGTAAACAACTATTATAGCTCCTTCCAAGACATATTATGAATGGGAAACAAGAGTTTCATCATCTTTACAAGCTGATAGCTTGCAAAGGGTTGCCACCAGTGTCTAAATTGCTCAACTAATAACAAAATACAACTTTAGCTAGTATAGTGCAttctaaaaatgacatttatttcCTCTGTTCTTATTTCTTGTCAACGAAGAACCACAAGGAATTCTATGGGAACTGAAATCAGTATAACGTAAATAGAGCAGAGAAAACATATTCTCTATTCTGAAAATATGTTGGGAACCTTGTTTAATAAAAGAGATTGGGACAGAAGAAGAAGCTAAAAGTACACCTAGTTTTACTCAGCAATCCTCTCAAGAACATTGTAAATGGAGCAAAGCAGCAATCTGTCTTTATACCAGCTCCTTGGTTTTACTACAAACCTAATAAGGTAGACTTTGCAtgcaattaaacataaaaataaatcttacaCCTAAATACCTTATGAtcattaaatattattcaaCTCACTTAACACTAGTCCAAAACTGATTCACACTCTAAGCTTTGCAGAATTCCTCCTTTGacaaatttaatttagattttctCACTTGTTAGTTGTTACAGGTCTTGTAAGTGTCATGCAGGGATCCCCAAGTAATCCCAGATTTTTTTACTGAAAggtttgaataaaatcttacaAACCCAATGGTCTAATAATATTTGCATGAATTACACACAGGAAAAAATAATAAGCACTTTCagtgtaaaataaatatggtgCACTGCAAGTATAATACttgttgatttaaaaaataaaaaataaaaaaagacccTTAAATTGATAATGACAAAAAGGCTTCACTACAACTAACCTTTTGAATTGAACCACTTCAAGGGAATATTCCATCTGAATGATGCAAAGAAAGCATTCACATCTGTGCAAGGAAATGCTGACTGGACATATTGCTCAACTGAAAATTTGCTCTGAAAAGACTTTGGTTGTCCAGCTTTCACGAGACGTCTTGGTAGATACAGGTATCTATCCTTACTGTAGCCTGAACCTTTAACTCTTTTTCCCACCTTCCAACGCCACTTATCACCTAGGTTAGGCCAATCTTCAGGGGCATAAGGCAAGCCTTCACCTGAACCACCAGGAGACACTGGATAAAAGTGCAGTCCATCTTTTGTCTTCCTGGGAGTCCTGACATTTGTATCTGGACTGTCAAAGTCCATAGATCTACTCAGCTTACAATTAGCAGGTTTGTTAACTGCATGCAAAACAATGTAAACATTAACTTTTACTTGAACAAAAACagctaaaaattttatattagagtttggaacatacatatatagaagTCAGGTATATGTCCTTGACTAATTagaaagagaaaaaggagtttGGCACTGTTGCAAGCAAAAGTTTGAAGTTTATTCAAACtgcactaaaaatgaaaatttcctTTAGTGGATATCAGTAGTGTATAGTTAAATGCATCTAAACTAGCTTCCTCCAAAAAAGCTATGAAGGTCGTGGTTCTGCTTGAAGTACtgattattttcatattatcatataccatttttttttttttacatttttaacaGGAAGAGTTCTGGAAGTTCTTTTTATGATAATTTCAAACGCCTAATATGTGTGACTGTGAGTAAAAAGTTAGTCCTTAAATTAACACAATTAGTTaacaattaatttcatttttccaaCTTTTCCCCATCAACAATACTCCGAACATAACAGATAAATTGGAAAGTgcattaagaaaaataaaaaaagcaaaagaagggaATAAAAGTTTAAAGGCTGGGTAGGGCAAACTGTGCAGGAAATTATGTGGGAGTAAACCCCAAAAGAAACTCTGACCATGTTGGTATCTCAAAGTAACAAAAGTAAAGCGGTGAAAATTTTACTGTTAGAAATCCTAGTAGTGCAtgtgaaaattgaaattacGACCTTCGAGATAGAAGTCCTCGACTTATTTGCACAACAATAAAATGGATATGCACCTACAGGAAGCGCTCTACAGTTCTACAGCTATCATGATTAAAGCACATAGCACCATGAACTCTAATAGCTAGACGCCATAAGTTTGATAGTTTAATCATTATAACCCATAACGTGCTGCAAGAACATCATTGCTAATAACTGCAGACTACTACAGAACCCAGTTACAGAGTTCCTCATAGGATTACACTAAGCCATTAAATCCTTAAACAGTACTGATTAAGTACAGATCCTTGTACTGTATTTAACTGATCggcaataaaaaaatattcaaaacccTCAGGCTCAAAGCAGTTACTAGAAAGCCTAGAATGTCTAGTTCTTCGCTTGTCCATGTTGATTTACCAGGATTTCCAACTTGTGAGTCCATTTTCTCCATCCTAGCTTAGATTCTAATATGACCATTTGGATAAATCCACAATGGTGCATTCCCAATCTATTGCTCCACAAAGAGTAACTTATAAATTTTAGAAAACTCGAATATTGGAGTTACATTGGCCATTATGGGCCAACAAATTGAGAAACATGCAACATCATCTTTTGGCAAAGATGAGTCTTGATTAAAGTAAAGGGGAAATAACGAAATAAAGAGTGGTTCCTGAGTAGACAACATGATTGATCTTGTTACAGTCTCAAGATGAGACATTAATGCCGCTTTCAGATAAAAGGGTTTTGCACAGTTGCACTAGAATTTAAAGAAAGCATACAACAATGCTCACACAAACAGAGATAAACGTACATAGTATCAGAGAGCATTCTCCTCAAGAGAACAATGTTCTCAAACCTAATAGGAATCTCAGTTTGATGATGATCGGAACTGGAAATCCATATGGAAATAAACTCAGAATGAAATGCTAATGAAATCATTCGCAAATacgtatgtgtgtgtgtagttGTATATGCAAGAAAAGAGAGGTATATACCTTGGATGCAGGATAACGCAGTGGCAGGGATGCTGTGAGAGTGCCAATTCCAAATTTCCAATTCAGAAAACCTCTGGAAGAAGAGCTGCAATGAGTAACCACTTGCTTCAAACGcatgtatttaaattattagagcaaataccaattttggttccacgagtattaacaaaatgacagttttggtgtatgtgttttatttctatcaattttcatccacgattattattttagtgtcaattttcatccacgactattgttttagtgccaaattTCATCCCCGGTCATCTATATGTTTAAAACGTGCccaaatctaaaaattttaagggtatttttgtcttttttcaatttaatatctcaatttaagcatgaataaatggatttaagtttAGGATTGATCACAAATTGCAGTTCTCCTCCTCATCTTACCTTACTTTGAGGAGGAaaactgtgaattgtgatcgatcttaggacttaaatcactttattcatgcttaaaTTGTGATCTTAATTTGGAAGTGACAAAAATATCCTTAAAGATTTTAGATTTCGGTActttttaaacggatgggtgattggcgcgatgaattttgacactaaaacaatagtcatggatgaaaattggtactaaaacaatagttgtggatgtaaattggtagaaattaaacatgtggaccaaaattgtcattttgttaatactcgtgggactaaaattggtatttgctctaaaTTATTATGTCTAATGTCATATGCTTGTGTGTGGGACCGTCTTACGAATAAGATTGTCCTTATCTCTGCACTActctctcattttttaaaattttatatcacCAAATTTTCAAGTCTTTTATGATTTTTTCTACATATATACAATActctcttatttttaaaaaaatctcactttcacatcacagcaaaagaaaataaataaataattaaaaataaaaataataaataataaataaataaataaaagtacaaAAGGCAGCCACAACCTTTTGTCAAGTTTAGCAAATTTGTTGTAGTAGCAAGTTTGCTAATCATGtcatcatataaaaaaaattatttttcactgTGCCACATCATCTAACAAGAGCAAAATTAGTTGGGATAATGACAACATAAGAAAGATTaataaagtgtttggtaaaaatgtaataattttagagaaaaatataatattattacattttgattttgcCAACTATAATGTAGTATTATGACTAACTACTATTCGTTAGACGGTCTCTAAAAGAGTCATCCATATCATTTGTTTTGTTGACCTATTTGTATCTCATTTCATTCAGTTTTTCACCATTGCCTACATTCTTCATGGTAAAACTATCGAAACataatttcttcttcatttttcatCTAGCTTCCAAGTTTCTTTTTCACAATCGTGAGTTTTCTTCACAACCTCAGCGTTTATTTGGGACATTCTTTCTCAACACTTAGAT
Coding sequences within it:
- the LOC116010397 gene encoding uncharacterized protein LOC116010397, whose product is MLLEKYGANDAGSQSVSHNNNKRSGKVKKIKGCYFVCASGYSLQLFFQRFSELEIWNWHSHSIPATALSCIQVNKPANCKLSRSMDFDSPDTNVRTPRKTKDGLHFYPVSPGGSGEGLPYAPEDWPNLGDKWRWKVGKRVKGSGYSKDRYLYLPRRLVKAGQPKSFQSKFSVEQYVQSAFPCTDVNAFFASFRWNIPLKWFNSKEAELLEADSRLSHTCKAGNNMCSSLSGVSDPPPSEDMFCGICCSEPGFCRSCCCILCSKTTISSAFGSYSYIRCKAILLDGCICGHIAHIDCALQAHMVGTVGRSYDLDAVYFCRRCDSMTDLVSYVMELLQICQSIDSRDEIEKILNSAISILHGSSNMKARQLLHHIESMMAKLKNGANFEDMWKKEESVLEVLTAQAKVTKKRRTTHGKPRKDDAKWKRQRMTAQPKVTKKRRTTHGKPRKDDVKWKRQRMTAHPKVTKKRRTTHGKPRKDDAEGKRQRMAMQNQMHLILILTSR